From the Gasterosteus aculeatus chromosome 13, fGasAcu3.hap1.1, whole genome shotgun sequence genome, one window contains:
- the elovl7a gene encoding elongation of very long chain fatty acids protein 7a yields the protein MEFDYLKSSATLIYNEFLQNADRRTASWFLMSSPLPQTVIIAAYIYFVHSLGPRLMENRKALDLRGVLIVYNFGVVALSLYMCYEFVVSGWGTGYTFHCDPVDYSDSPQGLRMAATCWLYYFSKFIEMLDTIFFVLRKRNSQVTFLHVYHHSVMPFTWWFGVRFSAGGMGTFHALLNCIVHVIMYTYYGLTALGPKYQKYLWWKKHLTTIQLIQFVIVTSHISQYFFMKDCNYQFPIFVYIIAAYGLIFLFLFLNFWYHAYTKGKRLPKVLQNQKWEHHSNGLMNGNASHDKEE from the exons ATGGAATTTGATTATCTAAAATCCTCAGCCACACTCATTTATAATGAGTTCCTACAAAATGCAG ACAGGCGGACAGCGAGCTGGTTCCTCATGTCCTCTCCTCTGCCCCAAACCGTCATCATCGCAGCGTACATTTACTTCGTCCACTCGCTGGGGCCTCGCCTCATGGAGAACCGCAAAGCCTTGGACCTCAGGGGAGTCCTCATTGTCTACAATTTCGGCGTAGTGGCGCTCTCGCTCTACATGTGCTACGAG tttgTGGTGTCCGGATGGGGAACCGGGTACACGTTCCACTGCGACCCAGTGGACTACTCTGATTCTCCACAGGGCTTGAGG ATGGCAGCAACATGCTGGCTTTACTACTTCTCGAAGTTCATTGAGATGTTGGATACG ATATTCTTTgtgctgaggaagaggaataGCCAGGTGACATTTCTTCATGTCTATCATCACTCAGTCATGCCCTTCACCTGGTGGTTTGGTGTTCGTTTTTCTGCAG gcgGCATGGGAACATTTCACGCCCTGCTTAACTGTATTGTCCATGTTATCATGTACACGTACTACGGCCTGACTGCGTTGGGCCCCAAATATCAGAAGTACCTTTGGTGGAAGAAGCACCTGACTACTATTCAGCTG ATCCAGTTTGTAATCGTGACCAGCCACATCTCCCAGTATTTCTTCATGAAGGACTGCAACTACCAGTTCCCcatctttgtttacatcatCGCCGCGTACGGCCTGATTttcttgtttctctttcttAACTTCTGGTACCACGCCTACACCAAGGGGAAGAGGCTGCCAAAGGTACTGCAGAATCAGAAATGGGAACACCACAGTAACGGGCTTATGAATGGAAACGCCAGTCATGACAAAGAAGAGTGA